In the Clostridium gelidum genome, TGTGGGTTCTACAGTAAACCAAGGTGATAATCTAATTACTTTTGATTCAAAAGATATCCAAGCTCAGGTAGGGCAAGCACAAGCTGGTGTAGATGTAGCACAAGCAAACTTAAATAAAATCAAAAGCGGGACAAGACCGGAGCAAATAGAACAGTCTAAAGCGACTCTTGAAAGTGCTAAAGCAAACTATGATAATGCTAAAGTTAATAATACAAGAAATAAAGATGTTTTTGACGCAGGTGGAATTCCTAAGTCGGAACTTGATAAAAGTGAGACTACTCTTACAAATGTAGAATCTGCATATAAATCAGCACAAGCAGCTTTTGATATGTTAAACAAAGGTGAAACAGCAGAAAGTATATCAATTTCAGAAGCACAAGTAAAAAGTGCAGAGGCAGCTTTAAATACAGCGCAAGTTCAGTTGCAAAATGGAGCGATTGTATCTCCAATATCTGGGGTCGTGAGTGCCAAAAATATAAATAATGGTGAACTAGCCACTGTTGGAGCACCT is a window encoding:
- a CDS encoding HlyD family secretion protein; amino-acid sequence: MKKNILWVMMIVLLVTSTIAGCSNSKYDSTNVDEAVNVDKTVNAQDKDITYFMSGKVQADESAVITSKINARVLNISVDVGSTVNQGDNLITFDSKDIQAQVGQAQAGVDVAQANLNKIKSGTRPEQIEQSKATLESAKANYDNAKVNNTRNKDVFDAGGIPKSELDKSETTLTNVESAYKSAQAAFDMLNKGETAESISISEAQVKSAEAALNTAQVQLQNGAIVSPISGVVSAKNINNGELATVGAPLISIVNLDTIMINAYMPPTFINKIAVNQEVTIKVSEIPDKEFKGEISVIDSVIDSKNKNILVKIKFKDKDPLLKPGMFVEIGIRE